From Salvia hispanica cultivar TCC Black 2014 unplaced genomic scaffold, UniMelb_Shisp_WGS_1.0 HiC_scaffold_727, whole genome shotgun sequence:
CTATATAACACAACCCATAGtataactataaatatatctgaaatttttgttaaaaagaaATGCAGAGCGTAAGGTATCAATCAGAACAACACAGCTGGAACTAAATCAATGAGCACTCACAgaagtaatttatttgtttatttacaaCATCATTCTTTATGTAATACTACTAGATTGagaagtttattttaaaagtctCTATTCTGTAATTGAAATACCATTATTGGGTGATACAATCACCAAACTTCAAAGATATAAACATAGAATTACTAGTATATCGCTGTCTAAAATGTTTCCCAAACTTTTAAGCACCTATGCATATTAGTAGAATCAAATGAAGCCACCAATAATCAAAATGTAGAAGaagtaaaattatgatttaaataacaaGTAAGACTATTcctttttaatactccctctatcccctaaattttttttctaaaattgcacggttttaatgtaaaactgaaaaaaatagtactatatccGTCCTAAGTTgcttgagtcatttctctttttggctaaaaacaaaacatttaatcacacttactttaatttttttttactttaccttCTCTCAttcctcttactttattctctttcctactttatttaactcactaaacacaactttcttaaatctcgtgccgaaaagaaacgcctcaagtaacgtgggatggagggagtaataaagaggtagaaagaaaagtgtgttagtggaaaatgtttataattttagggaacgtaccaaaaaggaaagagtttttattttaagggacggagtgagtaaaTAATCGGGCATATGATCGGTATTGCATTTATTATCACTAAGATTTgatgtcaacagatgacaaatAACGTCCACGAAATTGTCAACATTGTCAACTGATTGACGTTGTGTTGACGTTATTTATCATTGacatcaaatcttgaaatctaACGGTCcagattataatttaaaatttgtattattttaacaaattgtaaataattatagtgagTCGGCCACCAACATATCATATGTTCGTTACATGTCGTGGTTTCCAGTGTTGAAATATGACACACTCGCATCTCAATCATCTTTAATATTGTCAGCTCAActgatttttcaattaattattaataaaattatttgacgGTATGTTTTATGGGTTTCTTTTTGTATACAGATTGCAAGCTCCCTAGAGCAAAAACTCTATAAGGAATTGAggaatgaaaattttcacGCAGTGAAAGTTGTTATGTGTATTTACAGGAAATTGATATCATCTTGCCGGGAGCAAATGTATGTCCATTTTCTTTCATTGGATTTATTTGATATGTTGCAATTCTTATGAGTGAGATCATCCAGTCCTAACACATATAACTTATTGTATTTTCCAGGCCTTTGTTCGCAAATAGTTTAATGACTATTGTTCAAACCTTGCTAGATCAACCAAACAACGAAGAAATTTTACTTATTGGATGCCAATCGCTCTTTGTTTTCGTTAATAACCAGGTCACGTGCTGCTAGTTTTGATACTTGTTTCTTCAGATGCCCTTTTCTAGCTTAGGGTCCTCTGGTTCCGTGTGGAAGCATTAGACTGATTCACCTCGTTTTCACGACTATGCAGAATGATGGAACTTACATGTTTACCTTAGATGGATTTATTCCAAGGCTCTGCGAGCTTGCCCAAgaagttggagaagatgaGAAGGTGCAACATTTAAGGGCAGCTGGGCTGCAAACTCTATCTGCTATGGTATCGTGCTGTCCCTCATCATCTATGGATTTGATAAAGTATCTTCGAATTTGATAATTGAAGCAAAAGTATTGGAAATAGGCACTTGTATAGCTTATGATTGTGTCATAATCATCCGCACACATATTTATCTTACACGTATACTTTATCTTTCATGCAGGTTTGGTTCATGGGCGAAAACTCACATATTTCAGCTGAATTTGACAAT
This genomic window contains:
- the LOC125199905 gene encoding uncharacterized protein LOC125199905 codes for the protein MCIYRKLISSCREQMPLFANSLMTIVQTLLDQPNNEEILLIGCQSLFVFVNNQNDGTYMFTLDGFIPRLCELAQEVGEDEKVQHLRAAGLQTLSAMVWFMGENSHISAEFDN